In one Kitasatospora cineracea genomic region, the following are encoded:
- a CDS encoding ABC transporter substrate-binding protein, with translation MSVYRRTFVPAVAALVAALLLSSCGSADNASADLGAKKEGTAPNGVKINLTPDQNRISTPKVDAIAALVPDEVRRRGTLRVAADVGTVPPLGFYATDDKTVIGTEPDLAHLIGDVLGLKVEIDPVSWENVFVGLDSGKYDAGITNVTVTEARKEKYDFATYRLDILGFEAEKGGNWKVKGPADVAGRTIGVSSGTNQEKLLLAWSEQDVENGLKPVDVKYYQNSSDYYLALGSGRIDAWLGPNPATAFHSAQTGETEVIGTYSGAGDTVLGKIAATTKKDNGLVKALNGAINEAIRNGSYAQVLKRWGLDDEAVPTSEINPPGLPKTD, from the coding sequence ATGTCCGTGTACCGCCGCACTTTCGTCCCGGCCGTCGCCGCCCTCGTCGCCGCCCTGCTGCTCTCCTCCTGCGGCTCCGCGGACAACGCCTCCGCCGACCTCGGCGCCAAGAAGGAGGGCACCGCGCCCAACGGCGTGAAGATCAACCTGACGCCGGACCAGAACCGGATCAGCACCCCGAAGGTCGACGCGATCGCCGCCCTCGTCCCCGACGAGGTCCGCCGAAGAGGCACCCTCCGGGTCGCCGCCGACGTCGGCACCGTCCCGCCGCTCGGCTTCTACGCCACCGACGACAAGACCGTCATCGGCACCGAACCCGACCTGGCCCACCTGATCGGCGACGTGCTCGGCCTGAAGGTCGAGATCGATCCGGTCTCCTGGGAGAACGTCTTCGTCGGCCTGGACAGCGGTAAGTACGACGCGGGCATCACCAACGTCACCGTCACCGAGGCCCGCAAGGAGAAGTACGACTTCGCCACCTACCGGCTCGACATCCTCGGCTTCGAGGCCGAGAAGGGCGGCAACTGGAAGGTCAAGGGCCCGGCCGACGTCGCCGGGCGCACCATCGGCGTCTCCTCCGGCACCAACCAGGAGAAGCTGCTGCTGGCCTGGAGCGAGCAGGACGTCGAGAACGGCCTCAAGCCGGTCGACGTGAAGTACTACCAGAACTCCTCCGACTACTACCTGGCCCTCGGCTCCGGCCGGATCGACGCCTGGCTCGGCCCCAACCCGGCCACCGCCTTCCACTCCGCGCAGACCGGCGAGACCGAGGTGATCGGCACCTACTCCGGCGCCGGGGACACCGTCCTCGGCAAGATCGCCGCCACCACCAAGAAGGACAACGGCCTGGTCAAGGCACTCAACGGGGCGATCAACGAGGCCATCAGGAACGGCAGTTACGCCCAGGTGTTGAAGCGCTGGGGCCTGGACGACGAGGCCGTGCCGACCTCCGAGATCAACCCGCCCGGCCTGCCCAAGACCGACTGA
- a CDS encoding STM4012 family radical SAM protein yields the protein MSTTATAESPYRSYVYAYPHKTAYRPLPERPRLAELWEGEKQDALSLYLHVPFCEVRCGFCNLFTRIGSPEGLTTAYLDALERQARQVREALAPGARFALAAFGGGTPTYLSAAELERLCDIAELRMGADLRAVPLSVEASPDTATADRLRVLAERGTTRLSLGVQSFLDGEARAAVRPQKRAAVEAALGRVREAGFPVLNIDLIYGIDGQTPASWVESLDAALAWRPEELYLYPLYVRPLTGLGRHGTGPSPEWDAQRLALYRAGRDHLLAEGYEQVSMRMFRRVGAARASAGEYACQTDGMVGLGCGARSYTSRLHYSFDYAVDAREVRRIIDDYVAAPDFSRAELGWAMTEEETRRRHLVQSLLQGEGVDLAAYRERFGSAPELDFPAELAEFAARGWLSAQDPARLLLSAEGLAWSDAVGPRLFSAAVRANMAEYEAK from the coding sequence ATGAGCACCACCGCCACCGCCGAGTCCCCGTACCGGAGCTACGTCTACGCGTACCCGCACAAGACCGCCTACCGCCCGCTGCCGGAGCGGCCGCGGCTGGCGGAGCTGTGGGAGGGCGAGAAGCAGGACGCGCTCTCGCTGTACCTGCACGTGCCGTTCTGCGAGGTGCGGTGCGGGTTCTGCAACCTGTTCACCCGGATCGGCAGCCCGGAGGGGCTGACCACCGCCTACCTGGACGCGCTGGAGCGGCAGGCCCGGCAGGTGCGGGAGGCGCTGGCGCCGGGGGCGCGGTTCGCGCTGGCGGCGTTCGGCGGCGGGACGCCCACCTACCTGAGCGCGGCCGAGCTGGAACGGCTGTGCGACATCGCCGAGTTGCGGATGGGGGCGGACCTGCGGGCGGTGCCGCTCTCGGTGGAGGCCTCGCCGGACACCGCGACCGCAGACCGGCTGCGGGTGCTGGCCGAGCGCGGCACGACCCGGCTGAGCCTGGGCGTGCAGTCCTTCCTGGACGGGGAGGCGAGGGCCGCGGTGCGCCCGCAGAAGCGGGCCGCGGTGGAGGCCGCGCTGGGCCGGGTGCGGGAGGCCGGGTTCCCGGTGCTGAACATCGACCTGATCTACGGCATCGACGGCCAGACGCCCGCCAGCTGGGTCGAGTCCCTCGACGCGGCGCTGGCGTGGCGGCCGGAGGAGCTGTACCTGTACCCGCTGTACGTCCGCCCGCTGACCGGCCTCGGGCGGCACGGGACCGGCCCCTCCCCGGAGTGGGACGCCCAGCGGCTGGCGCTGTACCGGGCGGGCCGCGACCACCTGCTGGCCGAGGGGTACGAGCAGGTGTCGATGCGGATGTTCCGCCGGGTCGGCGCGGCGCGCGCGAGCGCCGGCGAGTACGCCTGCCAGACCGACGGCATGGTGGGCCTGGGCTGCGGGGCCCGCTCGTACACCTCGCGGCTGCACTACTCCTTCGACTACGCGGTGGACGCCCGCGAGGTGCGCCGGATCATCGACGACTACGTGGCCGCGCCGGACTTCTCCCGGGCCGAGCTGGGCTGGGCGATGACCGAGGAGGAGACCCGCCGCCGCCACCTGGTGCAATCGCTGCTGCAGGGCGAGGGCGTCGACCTGGCGGCCTACCGGGAGCGCTTCGGCAGCGCCCCGGAGCTGGACTTCCCGGCGGAGCTGGCCGAGTTCGCCGCCCGCGGCTGGCTGTCGGCGCAGGACCCGGCCCGGCTGCTGCTGAGCGCGGAGGGCCTGGCCTGGTCGGACGCGGTGGGGCCGCGGCTGTTCTCGGCCGCGGTGCGCGCCAACATGGCGGAGTACGAGGCCAAGTGA
- a CDS encoding IS110 family transposase, with amino-acid sequence MTSMTHGGSQITGGVDTHGLTHHAAVVDPLGRHLADREFPATVAGYRDLLEWMRSHGTLAAVGVEGTGAYGAELARVLTAAGTTVVDVDRPDRKTRRMRGKSDPIDAYAAATAVLSGRATGVPKSRDGVVEAVRVLRVARRSAVKARTQAMNQIRGLLVSAPALLREPLAGLSRTELIRTLARLRPGDDLSGPVAATRAALRRLARRHQAMDEEITQFDTEIGPLVKKAAPALLELFGVGPESAGQLLASAGDNPERMRSEAAFAHLAGVAPIPASSGRTHRHRLNRGGDRAANNALHTIVLVRMRFDPRTRAYVERRTKEGMSKKDIMRCLKRFVAREVYRALASAPTTQITQPDLAPAA; translated from the coding sequence ATGACCAGCATGACGCACGGCGGCTCACAGATCACCGGCGGAGTCGACACCCACGGCCTGACCCACCACGCGGCGGTGGTCGACCCGCTGGGCCGGCACCTGGCCGACCGGGAGTTCCCCGCCACCGTCGCCGGCTACCGCGACCTGCTGGAATGGATGCGCTCGCACGGCACCCTCGCCGCGGTCGGCGTGGAAGGCACCGGCGCCTACGGAGCCGAACTCGCCCGGGTACTGACCGCCGCCGGGACCACGGTCGTCGACGTCGACCGCCCCGACCGCAAAACGCGCCGCATGCGGGGAAAGTCCGACCCGATCGACGCCTACGCCGCCGCCACCGCCGTGCTCTCCGGGCGGGCCACCGGCGTCCCCAAGAGCCGCGACGGCGTGGTCGAGGCCGTCCGGGTGCTGCGGGTCGCCCGCCGCAGCGCGGTCAAGGCCCGCACCCAGGCCATGAATCAGATCCGAGGCCTGCTCGTCTCCGCGCCGGCCCTGCTGCGCGAGCCGCTGGCCGGCCTGTCACGCACAGAGTTGATACGCACGCTCGCCCGGCTGCGACCCGGCGACGACCTCTCGGGCCCGGTGGCGGCGACCCGGGCGGCACTGCGACGACTGGCCCGACGCCACCAGGCCATGGACGAGGAGATCACCCAGTTCGACACCGAGATCGGCCCGCTCGTCAAGAAGGCCGCCCCCGCACTGCTGGAGCTGTTCGGCGTCGGACCCGAGAGCGCAGGCCAGCTGCTGGCCTCCGCCGGAGACAACCCCGAACGCATGCGCTCCGAAGCCGCGTTCGCGCACCTGGCCGGCGTCGCACCGATCCCCGCCTCCTCCGGCCGCACCCACCGCCACCGCCTCAACCGCGGCGGCGACCGGGCCGCCAACAACGCCCTGCACACCATCGTGCTGGTCCGCATGCGCTTCGACCCGCGCACCCGCGCCTACGTCGAACGCCGCACCAAGGAAGGCATGTCCAAGAAGGACATCATGCGCTGCCTCAAACGATTCGTCGCCCGCGAGGTCTACCGCGCCCTGGCCAGCGCACCAACCACACAAATCACTCAACCCGATCTCGCTCCCGCAGCTTGA
- a CDS encoding amino acid ABC transporter ATP-binding protein: MSGEGATAMVEVRGVHKRFGRLEVLRGIDLDVRPGTVTVVLGPSGSGKSTLLRAVNHLEKLDRGHVRVDGELIGYRRVGDKLRELPEREVLRQRTRLGFVFQNFNLFPHLTVLENLVEAPVGALGVPKAEARARARDLLERVGLADKADEYPRRLSGGQQQRVAIARALALEPKVLLFDEPTSALDPELVGEVLDVIKDLARTGTTMIVVTHEIGFAREVADTVVFMDGGVVVEQGPPAQVLDDPQHERTRAFLAKVL, encoded by the coding sequence ATGAGCGGCGAAGGCGCGACGGCCATGGTCGAAGTGCGCGGCGTGCACAAGCGGTTCGGGCGGCTGGAGGTGCTGCGGGGCATCGACCTGGACGTGCGGCCAGGCACCGTCACGGTGGTGCTCGGCCCGTCCGGCTCCGGCAAGTCCACCCTGCTGCGGGCGGTCAACCACCTGGAGAAGCTCGACCGGGGCCACGTCCGGGTGGACGGCGAGCTGATCGGCTACCGGCGGGTCGGCGACAAGCTGCGCGAACTGCCCGAGCGGGAGGTGCTCAGGCAGCGCACCCGGCTCGGCTTCGTGTTCCAGAACTTCAACCTGTTCCCGCACCTGACCGTGCTGGAGAACCTGGTCGAGGCCCCGGTCGGCGCGCTCGGCGTCCCCAAGGCCGAGGCCCGGGCCAGGGCCCGCGACCTGCTGGAGCGGGTCGGCCTCGCCGACAAGGCCGACGAGTACCCGCGCCGGCTCTCCGGCGGCCAGCAGCAGCGGGTCGCCATCGCCCGGGCGCTCGCCCTGGAGCCCAAGGTGCTGCTGTTCGACGAGCCGACCTCCGCGCTCGACCCCGAACTGGTCGGCGAGGTGCTCGACGTGATCAAGGACCTGGCCCGCACCGGCACCACCATGATCGTGGTCACCCACGAGATCGGCTTCGCCCGCGAGGTCGCCGACACCGTGGTGTTCATGGACGGCGGCGTGGTGGTCGAACAGGGCCCGCCCGCCCAGGTGCTGGACGACCCGCAGCACGAACGCACCCGCGCCTTCCTCGCCAAGGTGCTCTGA
- a CDS encoding GNAT family N-acetyltransferase, producing MSALTVERAVLGDPLTEPLIRELTHEYVTRYGPGGHEEMARHGAEEFTPPDGLLLLLLRDGVPVAGGAYRRHRDPRTAEVKRMWTAAAHRRQGLGRRVLAELESAAREAGYRRVLLTTGPRQPEAKGLYLAAGYTPLFDPGAAPEEFRPLPFEKHLPTTGTAAAAAGKAPTR from the coding sequence ATGAGCGCCCTGACCGTCGAGCGGGCCGTCCTCGGCGACCCTCTCACCGAGCCGCTGATCCGCGAGCTCACCCACGAGTACGTCACCCGCTACGGGCCCGGCGGCCACGAGGAGATGGCCCGCCACGGCGCCGAGGAGTTCACCCCGCCCGACGGGCTGCTGCTCCTGCTGCTGCGCGACGGCGTGCCGGTGGCGGGCGGCGCCTACCGCCGCCACCGCGACCCGCGCACCGCCGAGGTGAAGCGGATGTGGACCGCCGCCGCGCACCGCCGCCAGGGCCTGGGCCGCCGGGTGCTGGCCGAACTGGAGTCCGCCGCCCGGGAGGCCGGCTACCGCCGGGTCCTCCTGACCACCGGCCCGCGCCAGCCCGAGGCCAAGGGCCTCTACCTGGCGGCCGGCTACACCCCCCTGTTCGACCCCGGCGCGGCCCCGGAGGAGTTCCGGCCGCTCCCGTTCGAGAAGCACCTGCCCACCACTGGCACGGCCGCCGCGGCGGCCGGAAAGGCACCGACCCGATGA
- a CDS encoding amino acid ABC transporter permease, with translation MTAVTPEKTLPLRQPADDGPELTIVPHRRPWRLAAGLAALVPAAQFAHGLAVNPGWDWPTFRAFVFSDSILRAVGTTLQLTAYGTVLGFALGAVIAALRLSGSPILRTIAWTYVWAFRSIPLIVQLVFWFNLAYLYKRIGIGVPFGPTFASFGTTDLLGALGAAVLGLALHQAAYAAEIIRGGVLAVDAGQLEAAAALGIPRLRQARRIVLPQAMRGILPNAANEVISLFKGTSIVYVMAIGELFYQVQVIYGRTGRVVPLLMVATVWYVLLTTALSLVQYRVERHFARGSGRGAPPTPWQRLRAAATENEEDRA, from the coding sequence ATGACCGCCGTGACCCCCGAGAAGACCCTTCCGCTACGACAACCCGCCGACGACGGGCCGGAGCTGACGATCGTCCCGCACCGCCGCCCGTGGCGGCTGGCGGCCGGCCTGGCCGCCCTGGTGCCGGCCGCCCAGTTCGCCCACGGGCTGGCGGTCAACCCCGGCTGGGACTGGCCGACCTTCCGCGCCTTCGTGTTCTCCGACAGCATCCTGCGCGCGGTCGGCACCACCCTCCAACTCACCGCCTACGGCACCGTCCTGGGCTTCGCACTGGGCGCGGTGATCGCCGCGCTGCGGCTGTCCGGCAGCCCGATCCTGCGCACCATCGCCTGGACGTACGTGTGGGCGTTCCGCTCGATCCCGCTGATCGTACAGCTGGTGTTCTGGTTCAACCTGGCCTACCTGTACAAGCGGATCGGGATCGGCGTCCCGTTCGGCCCGACCTTCGCCTCCTTCGGCACCACGGACCTGCTCGGCGCGCTCGGCGCGGCCGTCCTCGGCCTGGCCCTGCACCAGGCCGCGTACGCCGCCGAGATCATCCGCGGCGGGGTGCTCGCGGTGGACGCCGGACAGCTCGAAGCGGCCGCCGCGCTCGGCATCCCGCGGCTGAGGCAGGCCCGGCGGATCGTGCTGCCGCAGGCCATGCGCGGCATCCTGCCGAACGCCGCCAACGAGGTGATCTCGCTGTTCAAGGGCACCTCGATCGTCTACGTGATGGCGATCGGCGAGCTCTTCTACCAGGTGCAGGTGATCTACGGCCGCACCGGCCGGGTGGTGCCGCTGCTGATGGTCGCCACCGTCTGGTACGTGCTGCTGACCACCGCGCTCTCGCTGGTCCAGTACCGGGTCGAGCGCCACTTCGCCCGCGGCAGCGGGCGCGGCGCGCCGCCCACCCCCTGGCAGCGGCTGCGGGCCGCCGCCACCGAGAACGAGGAGGATCGGGCATGA
- a CDS encoding LLM class flavin-dependent oxidoreductase: MPVEFLGIAATGDGSETTARTTHAFDRDYTLRLARAHEDHGWDRVLFAYGAGSPEPAAAAAYLAAKLDKLQILLAHRPNVSYPTFAAKTFATLDRISDGRLTVHFITGGNDHEQQREGDFLPKDRRYDRTREYIGIVKRAWTSREPFDHEGEFYRFNDFVSDVFPVQQPRPDVSFGGSSPAAFAAGGAEADIYALWGEPLARTAEQIELVKAAARAAGRTGTPRIQVAFRPIIAPTEELAWEKAHRTVAAIKDRREANDLVRRRPTGGAGPENAGSRRLVEIAEAGERYDRALWTPTAAATGGAGNSNALVGTPETVAQALLDYYDLGVDILSARGYDHVGDAIDFGRHVIPIVREEVAKRDAAKAADADAGAARGRAGAAAA, from the coding sequence ATGCCCGTCGAGTTCCTCGGAATCGCCGCCACCGGCGACGGTTCGGAGACCACCGCCCGCACCACCCACGCCTTCGACCGCGACTACACGCTGCGACTGGCCCGCGCCCACGAGGACCACGGCTGGGACCGGGTGCTGTTCGCCTACGGCGCCGGCTCGCCCGAGCCCGCGGCCGCCGCCGCGTACCTCGCCGCCAAGCTCGACAAACTGCAGATCCTGCTCGCGCACCGCCCGAACGTCTCGTACCCGACCTTCGCCGCCAAGACCTTCGCCACCCTGGACCGGATCAGCGACGGCCGGCTCACCGTGCACTTCATCACCGGCGGCAACGACCACGAGCAGCAGCGCGAGGGCGACTTCCTGCCCAAGGACCGCCGCTACGACCGCACCCGCGAGTACATCGGCATCGTCAAGCGGGCCTGGACCAGCCGCGAACCCTTCGACCACGAGGGCGAGTTCTACCGCTTCAACGACTTCGTCTCGGACGTCTTCCCGGTCCAGCAGCCCCGGCCGGACGTCTCCTTCGGCGGCTCCTCGCCCGCCGCGTTCGCGGCCGGCGGCGCCGAGGCCGACATCTACGCGCTGTGGGGCGAACCGCTGGCCCGCACCGCCGAGCAGATCGAGCTGGTGAAGGCCGCCGCCAGGGCCGCCGGGCGCACCGGCACCCCGCGGATCCAGGTCGCCTTCCGGCCGATCATCGCGCCCACCGAGGAACTCGCCTGGGAGAAGGCGCACCGCACGGTCGCCGCGATCAAGGACCGCCGGGAGGCGAACGACCTGGTCCGCCGCCGACCCACCGGCGGCGCCGGGCCGGAGAACGCCGGCTCGCGGCGGCTGGTGGAGATCGCCGAGGCCGGCGAGCGCTACGACCGCGCGCTGTGGACCCCGACCGCCGCCGCCACCGGCGGCGCGGGCAACTCCAACGCCCTGGTCGGCACGCCCGAGACGGTCGCCCAGGCGCTGCTCGACTACTACGACCTCGGCGTGGACATCCTCTCCGCCCGCGGCTACGACCACGTCGGCGACGCGATCGACTTCGGCCGCCACGTCATCCCGATCGTCCGCGAGGAGGTCGCCAAGCGGGACGCCGCCAAGGCCGCCGACGCCGACGCCGGTGCGGCCCGGGGCCGGGCCGGGGCCGCTGCCGCATGA
- a CDS encoding STM4013/SEN3800 family hydrolase, with product MNRVVGSHDLLLVTLDTLRFDVAAELLAAGRLPNLAKVLPPDGWERRHSPGSFTYAAHQAILAGFLPTPATPDGPHPRLFAARFAGSETTEPRTWVFDAPDLPTALAAAGYRTVCIGGVGFFNKQGPLGSVLPGLFQESHWAPELGVPSPTSFESQVAVAERVAAGQPPGQPLFLFVNVSALHQPNWFHLPGATRADGDSRATHAAALEYVDAHVGRLFAAMSARRPCFAVVCSDHGTAYGEDGYTGHRIGHEVVWTVPYAHFTLPATPQESR from the coding sequence ATGAACCGGGTCGTCGGTTCGCACGACCTGCTGCTGGTCACCCTCGACACGCTGCGCTTCGACGTCGCCGCGGAGCTGCTCGCGGCCGGCCGGCTGCCGAACCTGGCGAAGGTGCTGCCGCCCGACGGCTGGGAGCGGCGGCACTCGCCGGGCAGCTTCACGTACGCCGCGCACCAGGCGATCCTGGCCGGGTTCCTGCCGACCCCCGCCACCCCGGACGGGCCGCACCCACGGCTGTTCGCGGCCCGGTTCGCGGGTTCGGAGACCACCGAGCCGCGGACCTGGGTGTTCGACGCGCCGGACCTGCCGACGGCGCTGGCCGCGGCCGGGTACCGGACGGTGTGCATCGGCGGGGTGGGGTTCTTCAACAAGCAGGGCCCGCTCGGCTCGGTGCTGCCGGGCCTGTTCCAGGAGAGCCACTGGGCGCCGGAGCTGGGCGTCCCGTCGCCGACCTCCTTCGAGTCGCAGGTGGCCGTCGCCGAGCGGGTGGCGGCCGGGCAGCCGCCCGGGCAGCCGCTGTTCCTGTTCGTCAACGTCTCGGCGCTGCACCAGCCGAACTGGTTCCACCTGCCGGGCGCGACCCGCGCGGACGGGGACAGCCGGGCCACCCACGCCGCCGCGCTGGAGTACGTGGACGCGCACGTGGGCCGGCTGTTCGCGGCGATGAGCGCCCGGCGCCCGTGCTTCGCGGTCGTCTGCTCGGACCACGGCACCGCGTACGGCGAGGACGGGTACACCGGGCACCGGATCGGCCACGAGGTGGTCTGGACCGTCCCCTACGCGCACTTCACCCTTCCCGCCACGCCGCAGGAGTCCCGATGA
- a CDS encoding STM4011 family radical SAM protein, whose product MSEHLTLLYRGPLSSCDYDCPYCPFAKRRDSPELLRADRAALERFTAWAAAYRHGRLSVLFTPWGEGLVRSWYRRAMVELSRLPHLERVAIQTNASCRTAWLAEADRSKLALWVTYHPGQVGEQRFLAKCAELTALGVRFSVGVVGQPEHLAAARRLRAALPAGVYLWVNAADGLTYTDAEAARWTELDPLFGYSRHPHRSAGLPCRTGESVVSVDGEGTVRRCHFVRPPLGNLYDDSYRDQLRPRACPLGSCDCHIGYVHLEPLPLYDVFAGGVLERIPHGW is encoded by the coding sequence GTGAGCGAGCACCTGACCCTGCTCTACCGGGGCCCGCTGTCCTCCTGCGACTACGACTGCCCGTACTGCCCGTTCGCCAAGCGGCGCGACTCCCCGGAGCTGCTGCGGGCCGACCGGGCGGCGCTGGAGCGGTTCACCGCCTGGGCGGCGGCGTACCGGCACGGGCGGCTGTCGGTGCTGTTCACGCCGTGGGGCGAGGGGCTGGTGCGCAGCTGGTACCGGCGGGCGATGGTGGAGCTGAGCCGGCTGCCGCACCTGGAACGGGTGGCGATCCAGACCAACGCGAGCTGCCGGACGGCCTGGCTGGCGGAGGCGGACCGCTCGAAGCTGGCGCTCTGGGTGACGTACCACCCGGGGCAGGTGGGCGAGCAGCGCTTCCTCGCCAAGTGCGCCGAACTGACCGCGCTGGGCGTGCGGTTCAGCGTCGGCGTGGTCGGGCAGCCGGAGCACCTGGCGGCGGCCCGGCGGCTGCGGGCGGCGCTGCCGGCGGGGGTGTACCTGTGGGTGAACGCGGCCGACGGGCTCACCTACACCGACGCCGAGGCGGCGCGGTGGACGGAGCTGGACCCGCTGTTCGGCTACAGCCGCCACCCGCACCGCAGCGCCGGGCTGCCGTGCCGGACGGGCGAGAGCGTGGTGTCGGTGGACGGGGAGGGCACGGTGCGCCGCTGCCACTTCGTCCGGCCGCCGCTGGGCAACCTGTACGACGACTCGTACCGGGATCAACTGCGGCCGCGGGCCTGCCCGTTGGGGAGCTGCGACTGCCACATCGGGTACGTGCACCTGGAGCCGCTGCCGCTGTACGACGTGTTCGCGGGCGGCGTGCTGGAGCGCATCCCGCACGGGTGGTGA
- a CDS encoding ABC transporter substrate-binding protein has translation MKRHLPALALATVAALALAGCGSDPAAAPKAAPVGVQPGQDVLSDVRRSEAAAALLPAEVRAAGTIKLGGAVGTPPGAYYPEGRKELTGLDVDLVNAVAAVLGVKVQREDAAFETILPALGSGKYDVGTGNFGVTAARLKTVDFVTYIDDGQGFAVRADNTALTTVTDLAQLCGLTIGTGAGTTFEATLNAKKDVCAQAGRKPYEVKVFSENGAVVTGLQQGRLDAVMSTINGLRYQANQPGAKTRFLGEYHRLDVGFAFKKGSPLTPAFQAAVNELIKDGSYRKILAKWGTADSAITESLINPPEHP, from the coding sequence ATGAAGCGCCACCTCCCCGCCCTCGCGCTGGCCACCGTCGCCGCCCTGGCACTGGCGGGCTGCGGCTCCGACCCGGCGGCCGCCCCGAAGGCCGCGCCGGTCGGCGTCCAGCCCGGCCAGGACGTGCTGTCGGACGTGCGCAGGAGCGAGGCGGCCGCCGCGCTGCTGCCCGCCGAGGTGCGGGCCGCCGGCACCATCAAGCTCGGCGGCGCGGTCGGCACCCCGCCCGGGGCGTACTACCCGGAGGGCAGGAAGGAGCTCACCGGGCTGGACGTCGACCTGGTCAACGCCGTCGCCGCGGTGCTCGGGGTGAAGGTGCAGCGCGAGGACGCCGCGTTCGAGACCATCCTGCCCGCGCTCGGCAGCGGCAAGTACGACGTCGGCACCGGCAACTTCGGCGTCACCGCGGCCCGGTTGAAGACCGTCGACTTCGTCACCTACATCGACGACGGCCAGGGCTTCGCGGTGCGCGCCGACAACACCGCGCTGACCACCGTCACCGACCTGGCCCAGCTGTGCGGCCTGACCATCGGCACCGGCGCCGGCACCACCTTCGAGGCCACCCTGAACGCCAAGAAGGACGTCTGCGCGCAGGCCGGCAGGAAGCCGTACGAGGTCAAGGTGTTCTCCGAGAACGGCGCCGTGGTCACCGGCCTCCAGCAGGGCCGGCTGGACGCGGTGATGTCCACCATCAACGGCCTGCGCTACCAGGCGAACCAGCCCGGCGCGAAGACCCGCTTCCTGGGCGAGTACCACCGCCTCGACGTCGGCTTCGCGTTCAAGAAGGGCTCGCCGCTCACCCCCGCCTTCCAGGCCGCCGTCAACGAGCTGATCAAGGACGGCAGTTACCGGAAGATCCTGGCCAAGTGGGGCACCGCCGACTCGGCGATCACCGAATCCCTGATCAACCCGCCCGAGCACCCCTGA
- a CDS encoding STM4014 family protein produces MTPHQLVVLGCPGHRRAALFAAAARAAGRPEPAVLPWSAVLRGRYGLPPGAVVRVDSPGEDPEADRLLRGPVLGAGYAPTRVEGGPAWYAGVVAALRALAARPGVRLLGDPDEIAAMFDKRAAHARLAAAGVPVPPALPGGPPSGFEELKERLAGAGMRRVFLKPVHGSSASGVVALEFGPGGRVQATTSVELAPDGLHNSLAVRRYRSAAEVAELVDRLAPEGLHVERWVPKSGQGGRAADLRVVVVGGRATHLVVRTSRHPMTNLHLGGGRGRTDLVRAAAGPHWPELLATAEAAARCFPRSPMVGVDLLPHARWRRALVGEVNAFGDLLPNLPGLPDGPAPGLDTYAAQLASPAYALDARTADAVPDAWRTARCDA; encoded by the coding sequence GTGACGCCGCACCAGCTGGTCGTCCTGGGCTGCCCGGGGCACCGCCGGGCCGCCCTGTTCGCCGCCGCGGCCCGGGCCGCCGGCCGGCCGGAGCCGGCCGTGCTGCCCTGGTCCGCGGTGCTGCGCGGGCGGTACGGACTGCCGCCCGGCGCGGTGGTCCGGGTCGACTCGCCCGGCGAGGACCCGGAGGCGGACCGGCTGCTGCGCGGGCCCGTCCTCGGCGCGGGCTACGCGCCGACCCGGGTCGAGGGCGGCCCGGCCTGGTACGCGGGCGTCGTGGCGGCGCTGCGCGCGCTGGCCGCCCGGCCCGGGGTGCGGCTGCTCGGCGACCCGGACGAGATCGCCGCCATGTTCGACAAGCGGGCCGCGCACGCCCGGCTGGCCGCCGCCGGGGTGCCGGTGCCGCCCGCGCTGCCCGGTGGACCGCCGTCCGGGTTCGAGGAGTTGAAGGAGCGGCTGGCCGGGGCCGGGATGCGCCGGGTGTTCCTCAAGCCGGTGCACGGCTCGTCCGCGTCCGGCGTGGTGGCGCTGGAGTTCGGGCCGGGCGGGCGGGTGCAGGCCACCACCTCGGTGGAGCTCGCCCCGGACGGGCTGCACAACTCGCTCGCGGTGCGCCGCTACCGCTCCGCGGCGGAGGTCGCCGAGCTGGTCGACCGGCTCGCCCCGGAGGGGCTGCACGTCGAGCGCTGGGTCCCCAAGTCCGGCCAGGGCGGCCGGGCGGCGGACCTGCGGGTGGTGGTGGTCGGCGGCCGGGCCACCCACCTGGTGGTCCGCACCAGCCGGCACCCGATGACCAACCTGCACCTCGGCGGCGGCCGCGGCCGGACCGACCTGGTCCGGGCGGCGGCCGGCCCGCACTGGCCGGAGCTGCTGGCCACCGCGGAGGCCGCCGCCCGCTGCTTCCCGCGCTCCCCGATGGTCGGCGTCGACCTGCTCCCGCACGCCCGCTGGCGGCGCGCCCTGGTCGGCGAGGTCAACGCCTTCGGCGACCTGCTCCCGAACCTGCCCGGACTGCCCGACGGGCCGGCCCCGGGCCTCGACACCTACGCCGCCCAACTGGCTTCGCCCGCCTACGCGTTGGACGCCCGCACGGCGGACGCCGTGCCGGACGCCTGGAGGACCGCCCGCTGTGATGCCTGA